In Fibrobacter sp. UWH6, the following proteins share a genomic window:
- a CDS encoding LemA family protein codes for MAIALAAVGVIVVLVIIVAGIYNGLVKLRNNRENAFANIDVQLKQRYDLVPQLVSSVKGYASHEKETLEKVIAARNSAMSASTVDEKVAADKAMSGALAGLKVTLEAYPELKANTNFLQLQNELSDIENKLAAARRFFNSATKEFNNACEVFPNNIFAGMFGFRRAAMYEATESRDTLNKAPEVKF; via the coding sequence ATGGCAATCGCACTCGCCGCCGTTGGCGTTATCGTTGTTCTGGTCATCATCGTGGCTGGCATTTACAACGGCCTGGTCAAACTTCGCAACAACCGCGAAAACGCATTTGCAAATATCGACGTCCAGCTGAAGCAGCGTTACGATCTGGTGCCCCAGCTGGTATCTTCCGTCAAGGGTTATGCCTCCCACGAAAAGGAAACTCTGGAAAAGGTCATCGCCGCCCGTAATTCCGCCATGAGCGCCTCCACCGTCGACGAAAAGGTTGCCGCCGACAAGGCCATGTCCGGTGCCCTCGCCGGCCTCAAGGTCACATTGGAAGCTTACCCGGAACTGAAGGCCAACACTAACTTCCTGCAGCTCCAGAACGAACTTTCCGACATCGAGAACAAGCTGGCCGCAGCCCGTCGCTTCTTCAATTCCGCTACCAAGGAATTCAACAACGCCTGCGAAGTTTTCCCCAACAATATTTTCGCTGGCATGTTCGGCTTCCGCCGCGCCGCCATGTACGAAGCTACCGAAAGTCGCGATACCCTGAACAAGGCTCCCGAAGTCAAATTCTAG
- a CDS encoding M48 family metallopeptidase translates to MKYVGMQTQIWRNNRNTVILLFMYPIIIFAMFWAFVFVMDYFGVFCSFTPDALISGSPITTIGDVCRENPMSYGTRWPVVWFCFLKALPAVAIVVTTWFALAYSSNVSIIRRITRARPLERKENVRVYNIVENLCIAGGIEMPQINIVEDPGLNAFASGIDVKTFTITLTTGIVEKLNDEELSAVVAHELTHIKNRDTRLMVVCIVFVGMVSLMQTVFIEILKGMVRGSRRSRGRRKGDGGAIIIIFFALVGVVITSIAYFFSFINRLAISRKREYVADAGAAELCGDPLALASALRKISETPGLVNVQRNDVAQLYIIHPEEEEDNGVFRSIAKKVDSIFWTHPDTPERIQILEQF, encoded by the coding sequence ATGAAATACGTTGGAATGCAAACCCAGATCTGGCGGAACAACAGGAACACCGTCATCCTGTTGTTTATGTACCCTATTATCATTTTTGCCATGTTCTGGGCCTTTGTCTTTGTGATGGACTATTTCGGGGTGTTCTGCAGTTTTACGCCTGACGCCCTCATCAGCGGATCGCCCATAACCACCATTGGCGATGTCTGCCGCGAAAATCCCATGTCCTATGGCACCCGCTGGCCTGTGGTGTGGTTCTGCTTCTTAAAGGCTCTGCCTGCGGTGGCGATCGTTGTCACCACCTGGTTTGCCCTGGCCTACAGCAGTAACGTTTCCATCATCCGCCGCATTACCCGCGCCCGCCCCCTGGAACGCAAGGAAAACGTCCGCGTCTACAACATTGTCGAAAACCTCTGCATTGCGGGCGGTATCGAAATGCCGCAAATCAACATTGTGGAAGACCCCGGCCTGAACGCGTTCGCCAGCGGCATCGACGTAAAGACATTCACCATCACCCTGACCACCGGCATCGTTGAAAAGCTGAACGACGAGGAATTATCCGCCGTAGTGGCCCACGAACTGACCCACATCAAAAACCGTGACACCCGACTGATGGTGGTGTGCATTGTCTTTGTGGGCATGGTTTCGCTGATGCAGACCGTCTTTATCGAAATCCTCAAGGGCATGGTCCGCGGCTCCAGGCGTTCCCGTGGCCGAAGGAAGGGCGATGGCGGAGCCATAATCATCATCTTCTTTGCGCTGGTAGGCGTGGTCATTACCTCGATCGCCTATTTCTTCAGCTTCATCAACCGCCTGGCCATTTCCCGCAAGCGCGAATACGTGGCCGACGCCGGTGCGGCGGAACTCTGCGGCGACCCACTGGCCTTGGCAAGCGCCCTCCGCAAAATCTCCGAGACCCCGGGCCTTGTGAACGTCCAGCGAAACGACGTGGCCCAGCTCTACATCATCCATCCCGAAGAAGAGGAAGACAACGGCGTTTTCCGAAGCATCGCCAAGAAGGTGGATTCCATTTTCTGGACCCATCCCGACACCCCCGAACGAATCCAGATCCTGGAACAGTTCTGA